The nucleotide sequence TGCTGAATGAAATCATAGAGAAGCGGCGATAACAGTGTTCACATCACCTTATCCACCCTCAACATAGTCTAATGCTGTATCAAAGTTCAGTGCTTACACTCGTGTCACGTaccgatcaatcaatcatatttGACGCTCTTACCGTAATCAATCCGATCAATCACGGTAATCTTTTGGATCAGTATGACTGTCCCCTCATAAGTTATGAGCGAATACGACCAACGTGAAGCCACCGAGgatatcaaagctttccAGTGGCTTAACGAGCTTTTCTGCAATTATGAATGGCTTAATTCGGCATACTTCTTTCCTAAAAGTGACTCCGCTCTTACGGATCGATAGTCTATCACACCTGCTTTATAGGAGAGAGGGAGCATGCGATGGCcggaaagagaagagtgaCTATGGACTCCGATATAACAATTATCTTTGCCAATGCATAAGGAGATAAAGAGTGCTCTAGAACAGAGATTGATCGTAACGTCATGTATATGGTACACGGACACGTTGACCACTTGAAGGCTGACCCTCTAGAGCTCCTGCCTACTGACGTGTCGTGGCTCTATCAAAGGTGAATCAAGTTGAGTGTAAGACGAGTCTGGGGTTGCGATGGTGAAATGTCGACTATCACTGTCCGTGATGTATTTCAGGTAGCGCTTTTGCTTGCCACTGAACATCAGGTGAGCCGAAGGAAAGTACGTTTTGATATTATTACACACACACGTATACAAGCACACCAGCATACAACCTGTGGGTCCTTTGGCTTCGGACATGTGGAGTTTTACATCAATCATGATgtttcattcttctttctcaatcttcttccttcctaccTCATCGATCACTCCCCGTCCTTGACTACCTATCATGTACCTCCtacctctcatcaccttACCCCTGctcatctcagcttctcCTCATCCAAGAAAACATACTCAGACTGATCCCACTGTGATACTCGAATCATGCGATAACAGCGTCACCTTGACTGGAAGACATGATCAGTCGTTCAATCAGGATCTATACCTCGGTATACCCTATGCTCAACCTCGTATgttccactcacctcatcatcgcAGACTCAACTGACTCAAAcctcattctctttcaagCTATCGGTCATAGAAGATTCCGACTCCCCGAGCCATATACCTACAATGAAGATTTGGTAGTTCAACAACATGGTCCAGCATGTTTGCAAGCACCCAATACCACTGCTGAAGGACAGTACGGGATGAGCGAGGATTGTCTGTTCCTCGACGTATATACTCCTCATCGACCAGAGTGGAAGAACGAGAAGTTACCAGTATTGGTCtacatgtcagctcatgcTTGTGTTCTTATGGAGACTGCGCGGAGCTGGGCTGACGTGAGATCGGGGCGTATGATTCAGTCACGGAGGCAGTTTCATCGAAGGTACAGCATCGATCTATAATGGATCTTATTTTGTCGCCCACTCTCAGGAGCTTGTAAGTCGGCCCATCAATATCCTATAACTAAAGCACGGAGCTAACAAATAAATATCATTTGCATACAGGGAAAACCTATAATTCTCGTAGTAACAAATTTCCGATTAGGTATATTCGGCTTCGGGTCAGTCTATATCCATACATACTGCACTCTGATTGTGGGCTTCCATTCGCTGATTACCATTGTATGCTTATGCGTCCAGTTACGGATCAGGAATCGCTGAGAATGGAGCTGCCAACTTAGCCATGAGAGATAATATCGCTGCCTTACAATGGGTAAAAGAGCATATACATTCTTTCGGAGGTGATCCTAACAAGGTAAACTTATCTTATCTGTCATTTCCAACTCCTACTTGATCTGCTGACAGAGATTTTCGTAATCAGGTTACTGTTCTAGGTGGATCATCTGGTTCAGTGGCGATATCACTCCTATACCTCAATCCAGAGTTTGATTTGTTTAGATCAGCCGTAAGAACCTCTCATCTCCAAGATGCGGCAAAGTGGCACTGACTGCTCACCAGATCATGTCCTCAGGCTCACAGAATTCACCTCCGATGGGACCAACAGGTACAACTTGGGAAGAGGCTTACCAATATCTATTGGAAATCACCAATTGTACTACTCCTCAACAAGATACAACCCCTTTCGAATGTCTGAGATCGTTCCCTGCTGATATTCTGTTGGAAGCTCAACTTGCGTTGAAAGCTGATCCGAGGTGGAGTACGAGGTGCGTCATTCCAAGAAAACATTGATTCACAACTTACTTTGTTTGGACCTCATGAAATAGTTTCATCTTCGGTAGGCTCATGCACTCTTGGACAAGAACAAGCGATACATACTGACTAAGGTACATACGTCTGTCAGGACCGAGTATTGACGGCGATCTAATCCCAAAATCACCCTACGAGTTACtcgaagaaggtaaattcgCTAAAATTCCATTTATCGCTGGCAATGTCAAAGATGAGTGAGTCCAGGTGTCCGAGAACTGTATGCTGGATTGATGACTGAACTCCTGAGTGACATCTCACAGAGGAACGGTCTTTACTGCGCCGACTGTTAACGCATCTTCGCTATTCGCCGTGCTCAAAGCGATCGAGCCTATCGATCCTTCATTAATATTGCTTGACGAGCTACAAGACGCCTATCCGGATGATCCTTCTATAGGGTCGGAAGTGGTGTTTCTGTAGTGTTCATTACCCAAGTGCTGACGTGATCGACCTTCCAGACCTTTTGACACTGGTGATGAAATGTTTGGATTGGATCCTACGTGACCACACAGCACTGCGTTGTGCATCCCAAGTTATTCTGACGATCTTAACCGCTGAATAGGTATAAACAAGCTGCAGCTATATTTGGAGACGTAGCCTTCCAAGCTCCTCGAAGGCATTTCTTACGGGCTGCAAACAGACATGGCTTGAAGGATACCTGGACATACCAATTCGAACAAATCAGTCCCGATAGATCTGCTTACTTGGGTGGTGAGTGAACTCGATATTCATccatgatgatatctgatcatctcctttaGTATCTCACGCCACGGACGTACCGTACTTCTTCGGTACTGCCAGACCAGGTGTAGGCGATGCACATTATTGGCAATTCAACTATACAGAGCAAGATCACGAGCTgagtgatatgatgatagatTATTGGTGAGCCTCTCGTTGATTGAAGAATCATATAGCCAAGTCGAACTTCCGTTGACATAACATCGATTTATGAATTTATGAGAGTAGGATAAATTTCATCTACCACACTAATCCAAATCCGATTCCATCcaatgaggaagaatgtcTCGTGGAATGGCCAAGATACGACATAGCCGAGGAAAGCAGGAACATGTTGAAATTAACATTTGGTGAGGTAGAGGTAATCAAAGATGATTACAGACAAGATGCGATGGATGTGATTTATGGAAACTATAACCAGTTtaattggaagagagagacGATCGAATCCGATTGAATACTCAGCTTACAGTAGGGTAGCGGAAATGACCACCTAAGATCTTGAGCAGATTTAGTAGTTAGTTTTCTACAGAGATTAGCATTTTATATTTCACGATATACTATATGAGTCAGGTGTaaatttcactcacttgttaCGACGAGTCTCTTACACGTATGCATCAAGTAATGTAAGTCACGATCCGATGGTTAGTGCTCCTGACCTGTCAAACGTAGGATCAATCTGATGGATTCAGATCCAGACATCCCAAATGCATCCCACATACATTCCTCAACAGATAAGATACGAAACCAAGAGATGTCACAGTCTTATATTTATGTAATCACTGATTTGATCCATAACAGCTTTTTCGTATTCACGCCTTGTATTGACAATCCACCTCATTTGGTCATGATTAAAGGAGTCGTTGGATTAATCCCTTGGTGAAATCGGTAGTGGTTGCTGAACCTATATACGATTTAACGAAGTAATAACAATATAAATTTAGTATTTCCCCATTTCTTGTTTCGTCCATCAATAATCAGAAGAATAACTCACCTCCCAAATCAGCAGTTCTGATCTTACCTTCCTTAACCAAATCATACGTAGCTCCAGCGATCAAGTTCGCTTGAGATTCCAATCCCAAGTgtctcaacatcatcgtAGAAGATAAGATCAACGCAGTAGGGTTGGCTTTGTTGGTTCCCATAATATCCTTACCGACATGTCGACAACCAGGTTCGAACAAGGCGTATTCCCGACCAAAGTTACATCCGGGAGTGATACCTGGACCACCTACCAAGGCTGAACCGATGTTGGCGCAGATGGTACCATATAACTAGATACGATGCGAAGCGCTATCAGTATCATTCCTGCTTTTTTCGACATTATCGTCATTGATCTTAAGTATGGGTAATCAACTCACGTTAGGCTAAAAAAGACAAAAATGACCATCAGCATTTTTACATGGGAAGGGAGAAATGATTACTTACCATAACCATGACATCGAATTGTTGAGGTTTAGATACAAGTTGCATAGCGGTGTTATCAACGATCATAGCCTCGAACTTGATACCGGTATGACCGTATTCTTGTTCGGCAACTCGTCGACAGGTGTTGAGGAAAAGACCATCACCAAGTTTCATGATGTTGGCTTTGTGGACACAGGTTACTTTCTATATTCGACAAAAAGGTCAAAAAGGCAAAGCTATCAGCTTTGTGTTCTAATCCCTAATGAAACCACTCAACTCAAGGAGGATATACGTCGTCGTTGGTAAATcacaaactcacctttctgTTGTTCTTGACAGCGAAATCAAAGGCGAATCTCGCTATTCTCTCTGCCTTAGCCCTCGTTGAAACCTTCAAAGACTCCACGACACCAGGGTACGATTGATGTTCCAAACCACTGTATTCACCCTCGGTGTTCTCTCTGATGATGGCGAAATCAACATTATCATGTCTTGTTGGGAAACCAGGTAATGATTTACAGACAACGACGGAAGCGTAGATGTCGAGTTGTTGTCTCATGGCGACGTTCCATGAGTTGTGGCCTGTTTGGTCGATTGGGGTGTAGAGGATACCTATGGAGTTAAAAGGCAAATAATGTGAGTTGAGAGCCAGATAGAATATGATATGGCAGAAGGTGAATACGTTATGGCGTAACAAAAGGGGATCTGCTGATAAAGTTCTTAACACTCACCCTTCAAACCAACTTTATTCCTCTTCAAACTCTCCATAGCTTGTTGGAACaaatcatctccacctgtaGTCTCACCCGATACATCGTATTGTTCCCATTGAACAGGTACTTTCAAAGCTTCGAAGATCTCTTTGACCGAATCAGCGACTTCTTTACCGATACCATCACCTGGTACGAGGGTTACGGTGTATTTGCCTAGACGATAATCAGTCAATCCAGCTATTCCCTTGTATTACACGATATGAGTATATGTGTAGACTCACCACCGAATTTAGCAGGGAGCTAAGGAGATCACAATCAAGTCAGTACTCAGCAACACGCAGGATATTGATTACCCCGAAGAAAACCGATGAAATACCAATACTCACTCGCTTCTCGTCGACGAGTGTAGCCATGGATCGAGAGACAGGTGCTCGCTGTGATGTAATATCGAGTATATGATAGTACCAAGGATCATTGCGGATGATATTAAGGTCAAAAGGAAAGCAGTAATTCGATTAGTAGATGTTTATCTTTCGGGGGTGCactccacagcaaagactcaccttggagGAAGCGGCAGCTGATCGTAAAGCTGATCCAACGGAGGTTCGGAGAGGTGCAGAGATCATTTTGGTGGTCTGTAAGGTTCAGGTGAGCGATGAAGAGTAAGAGACGTAAGATGTAAGATGATTAGATTGAAAAACAACAACGTCGTGGATTGGTTTGTATGGTATGGGTGGGTTTCTCTTTGTgctcctctctctctctctctctttctcttttggcACTACTACGTCAAACCCTCCTTTGCATCACGGTCCAATTCGGCCGAGTACTGCCGAGCTGGATTACAAAATCACCTGGAAGTTTGTAATGCTTGTTAGAAACTGATCAAAGGGATTAGGACAGATTACAGTTCCTGGACTGGGGCATACATATCACGTGATATAGGTCGATCAACGAGATAATTTCTGGTCCACCTGTTAGTAGTCTGTTGATGcagagagatgaagagaggaagtgAGAGATACAATAGACTGGGAGAAGACAGCAAGCTCAACAAGTTGACGCTACATGCTGCCAAGGATTACCACTAGGTCATCAGGCAGATATAAATCTATCACAACGATCACCAGACCGTACTACATCAGAGCACCATATTCTTCAACCACAATGTCAGAAGAAAACCCTCAGCCGGAAGCGtcgacttcgacttcagCTTCAACCTCCTCGCTGATCGCACCTGAACCTGTACCGGCAAAGTTGAAAGTGGCCGATAAATGGTTGAAACCCAATGGACCACCTGTAGGATCTACTTTCGGAGCAAGGTTGTTGGACGATGAGAAAGATGTGTTTGAACACAATGCTTGGTGAGTGGTATCTCTAAAAGACttcgtatatctcatcaagGAAGGGATGCGATCAACAAGTATATCGTAAAGGAGACTTATTAATACATGACAGAGGACTGTTACTCACTCAGGCGGGCTCGCTAGATCCCCacctgtatatat is from Kwoniella botswanensis chromosome 2, complete sequence and encodes:
- a CDS encoding isocitrate dehydrogenase, NAD-dependent, with product MISAPLRTSVGSALRSAAASSKRAPVSRSMATLVDEKRLPAKFGGKYTVTLVPGDGIGKEVADSVKEIFEALKVPVQWEQYDVSGETTGGDDLFQQAMESLKRNKVGLKGILYTPIDQTGHNSWNVAMRQQLDIYASVVVCKSLPGFPTRHDNVDFAIIRENTEGEYSGLEHQSYPGVVESLKVSTRAKAERIARFAFDFAVKNNRKKVTCVHKANIMKLGDGLFLNTCRRVAEQEYGHTGIKFEAMIVDNTAMQLVSKPQQFDVMVMPNLYGTICANIGSALVGGPGITPGCNFGREYALFEPGCRHVGKDIMGTNKANPTALILSSTMMLRHLGLESQANLIAGATYDLVKEGKIRTADLGGSATTTDFTKGLIQRLL